The region acaaacttgctagtgcaaaacTTGGGGTGGCCAagttctccagatcagtgtctctttggatggaagagagggtggtgaggttagtttgtaaaaagcacaaacttgctagtgcaagttttgcagaactccaattctggacaggaggtgaatggcatcatttcatgaatcaaaaatgatccaatgggtgcatgctcctggatttaggggtttagcatggaggactacaagtaggagaaagctcatgggtaaaggagcaacttaagaagtagttgctgtacaaatcctcaagttggaccagtatGGAAAaggggttgattcactcaaaattttcaaataacattactgggtttttgcataaagttgattcatatgctgctactaacatcccataattttggtggaagctagaaagaaatatttaaatgagttgcagtgcaaaattgcccactggaccagagaagaaaattgggtgcagagctcaaaatatacaaggaatgaaatatattttCGCATAAAAGTGTTTTATAAacctcacatgacatctccaaattttggtggggtttttaaaagaatttatcaaatggttgtagtttaaatatggccatataatcttggaaaaccatttttcaataaaataaagatcaagcaaattaattatgttattagttctactaataaaagaaacgtttttcttgagaggttaaacaagtccaataacatacttgaaaagtttttcttttttgaggaaaactccataataacaagagaGAAAATGGttaaaaatcaaaagggagcccggAAAATAAaaattttaatttcctggcaaaattttaattatcaatacaaggttaaaattttggggtgttacaaaatTTCTACTAGCTTCaaagaaattcaatatgaatttaggtcaaatttcctgtataagggcatctattttcattttgagaggagctcaacaaggcagagagggaggggcttataaaccgatgtgagcccccttcggttggctaggtgggactaaactctggccgcaacgaggaccaacactttagtcccggttggtggtatgaaccgggactaatgggcgtcctttggtcccggttcatgcccccaaccgggaccaatggtggtggcccaggagccaggcccatttgtcccggttcgtcccaccaaccgggaccaaaaggtccagacgaaccgggacaaatgacccacgtggcccggccggcccccggggctcacgaaccgggtccaatgcaccCATTggacccggttctggattgaactgggactaatgggctgacccggcctggaccattgcccccttttctactagtgatatctcGCACCGAAACCCATCCCGGTGGCAGCATGACGCCACCGATGCTAACAGCGTGTTTGGTTGTTCAAGGGAAAGGGATTGGGAATTTATGAGAGGGAGTTGCCTGAGGGATTAGGCTTGGGAAGTGGACTATTAGTCCTAATCCCACATTTGGTGTGGGGTGGAAATTATATGCGGGAATAATTCTAATGAGCAATGGATAAAGAAGGGGACACGCAAatgttgaaacaaaatctataacatGTGAAGGCAAAAAAGAGAATAGAAAGGGGAAATAGATCCACATCAAACTTTGTTACGTAGCAAAAGCAGATGGGCTACACGCTGCTGGGTGCCCCTCTTGCATGAGATGTGCTCGTGCTTGGCATTGCATCTGCAGATTAGTAAGCAGTTAGGCTGGCCGATTTATTTGGAGGAAAAATGATATCGCTGTAAGTATTTAGGTAGGATTTTTGTggagtttttttctttctttgcgcGAGGTGGGCCAATAAATCTGTAACAATTTTCTTCTAGGCCTCAACTCCCATTCCTTCACGGAACCCCAGGGAAGAGATCGATGGGAGTTGGGCCTTCTAAGGCTGGTAgtagggagtaacttagactagtaacatgcatatgttactagtctatgttactacttctatagtgcatagtatcatagattagtatcataggtggtctcatttattgccatacatgacacatagtagtatcacatttattatgttacggtatctacctatgttactataattatctctctcttctttaattgcctgccacataagcatgtttgcgagtcccaagtgcatgatactacttatgttaccctcaTTATGGCCAGCCTaattccccttcccctttccttattAATTCCCAACTCCATGGACCAATCAAGAGATTTTTAGTCCCAACCACCTTAAACTCCCATTCCCTAGCTCCAACTCCCCCCTAAAGGAAAGTAATTAAAGCGAGtaaaagaattttttttgaaaagaaaGCGAGTAAAAGATGGTTCAAGTGCTTAAAAAGTCACTACTATTAGATGGAGAATCCAATTTGGAATTTGCTTTCACGTTGTGTTGGTTTCAGCAAGATTCCACTGAAATAACATTTTTCTTGATTGCATTTTGCATTAGTATCTATTGTATTTTTACACTAGTGTTGCTTTGGGAGAAAAAAAAACTACACCAATGTGTagaatttttcttttctttttagaaatggaggaggaccctccacctctgcatctggacgatgcatgcgaccactttattaattattcacacaagaccttacaaagtcatacaacagtaagtttaaagccaccgtctaggcaacatctgtcgctactcctatccagttgatgaaaggatgctgatagtctgggcctaataccaaacagatctcgcagccaaacctaaacatctaagacctgaggtcccaaccaggacgcctgccgggtatggggcacctaccagtccagcgcattcctcaaccaggacgcctgccgggtatgaggccgccgcagccacatgCCACCAattcatcttcagagctgtactgttgcatctaccgtgccaggtctctctgccatcgacgccagacagcatcgtcctcctgcgcgagtccatcctcgcaCATCGAACGCCGAGCATGCACTGCGCCACACCGTcgagatccgtcgccatcaatgtgtaggatgaagcaccgcttcaCCAAAGAAGCCATCCGCTGGTCCCGCGAGAAcgagtgcacctccaagaatgccgccccAAGGGGGTAACGACACATGATTGCCGCCAACATCCGATCAGCTGATTTAGGGTTTCCCCGAGGTATTGAGTGGAGCtgggagcttcacctcgatgatgccttcatgaaggaaacgcgGATAAGGGCAGCTTCATCACCGGCTCCTGCCATCGACCGAATACCAGGTTTTCACCCTGATCCGTCCCAAGTAGTCCACCCGACAACCTGTGCATcgtctcgaccgccttcaaagccccagatctagCCGCATAGATCCAGCGACCAACCGCATCAGTAATGCCACTGTAGGAGCCCTGGCGCACCGGCCACTGCCTGAGTGTGCCACCATTGGAGCCTaggaggagggctcccaccccGCCTCGCCAAGCCGCGAGAGCCGCCGAGATGGATCATGCGTGCTCGTCACCATCTCTGATCCGAACCAATCCGTAGATCAGATCACCGTCACAGATCCGCCTTGGACAGGGACTGCACCACGCCATGCCGCCGCGGGAAGCCCTAGCTTCACCGGCCGCCACCATCCAGGGTTGCCGCCCCGGGATCCAGACCAACTCCGACGAAGAAGAaggccaccaccaccaagcctaggGCCGGCGTCCCAGACATCCTCGTGTTGCAGATCAAGTCCAGGAGCAGTGCACCGCTGACGGCGATTGAGATCGGTAGCACAACGAATTAGCCCGACTTAGTCAAGGCCAGTCCGCTGTTGCTGGTGtcgtcctccaccgccgccgccgcaccacatCCATGTCGCCGCCGATCTGGCCAGAAAGGAGCGCCGCCTCCCAACCAGATCGAGATCCGAGGagaaaaccgccgccgccgccgccacgccacaaGGGCTTTGCCCTGTGACGCCCCGGGTGACGGCGGCGGAGGGGAGCGGAGGTGAGGCGCGGCTGTAGGAGGAGGGCGGGGGCTCCTCGGTGCGGGGCGGCGCCGCCACATGGGGGAGGGggacgggaggggaggggaggggctgtagaAATTTTTCTTGAATCAACAACATTTTCATACGGGGTTTATGGTCCCCTCTCTTGCATTGTTGGAATGTGTCTATTCCGTTTTTGAACCGATACTACTGTATTTTTTCGATAGAGTGTAGTAGATTTTCAGGCTAAGTGAATGCCATTTTTGTTGAGTCTACAACAATCTTTTCTTAGTTGTTTTATGCAAGTAAACACTAATAAAAACATAAAGCGGTCATTTAACAAGATTTTTAGCCTAAGTTTATTTTCAACAAAAATATAGTTGACTTATGCAAGTAAACACTAATAGAAaatatttcattttttgaactgatACTACTGTTTTTCAACAGAATGTGTGACATAACTTTACGTGTTATTTATTTAAGTATAAATAGTAGGAGAGATAACGAACAGATGTCGAAGCAATTATTCAATGTAGTGCCCACGAGCGACTGCGCTAGCTGACAACACGTTAGACGCAAAAAGCAGATCCACTAGAAACAAAACGATTACATAAAAACGCAACAAAGGAGAGGGGTCATTGAGTGGTAAGTCTCTGGAAGAAGGGCAAATTGATGATGATATCAGAGGATGAACACCCAAAGAATCATGTATGGCACCGATAGCATTCTTTCCGTTTCATTTACTTTGCATATTATCTCTGTCGTAAGTCAAACAATATaaagtttgactaagtttataaaaaGCAATACAGACGTATACGAAAGCAAGTCTATTTaatgtgaaaatgtatttcaacggCGAATTTATTGTGCTGATTGGGtatattgtactccctctgtaaactaatataagatcatTTAGATCATTATTAATATAAATTTAATCaaagtttacaaagctcgactgctAGTATTATGCAGAGTAAATAACAGAGAGAATACAACGGTTGGAGCAGAAATAATTAGGCAGGGATACATTGTGTAGGCACGCAAATGGCACAATCCCAACACTGGAACTGGGCACGATCGATCCAACACCGGAAAATGGCGATCAGTTCTTGGACCCGGGCTGCTTGACAATCACCACAGAGCAGTCCGCGTGGTGGGCGCAGTAGTCGCTCACGCTCCCAAGCAATGCCCTGCAAGAAAGAGGAGTTGAGACAAGAGACAGCCACCATTAGTTTCAGTCTCGCGGTGAAGGCGTACACTGCAGGAGAAGAGAAAATCAAGGACCTCCTGATGGCGCCGTAGCCctggctgccgacgacgagcagatCGGCGTGGTGCTTCTCGACGGCGTCGCACAGGACGTGCTTCGGCTCCCCGTCCACCACGTCCACCACGGCCTCCACCTGCGGTTCCGTATAAGCAGCACAAGTTACGTACAGCTATGGCATGTATATCTTCTCTATATCTGTCCATGGAGCAATGCGGCTAGCGGAGAGTTGGTAGTGGATGTTATGTTACCGAGTTGGCGGCGCAGAGGCTGCGCGCCTTGCCGACGACGCCCTCGGCCTTCTTGCGCAGGTCCTCCTCCACTAACCCCACCACGTCGCCGGGCACGCCTGAAACGAATCCCCAGAATTCAGTCGACAGAGCTTTGCTCCAGCCGGAGTCCAGACCAGAGGACGAAACGATGAAGCATTGAAGAGGAGGCTAACGCACCGGGGCCGCCCATGTTGACGGCGAGGGAAGTGGGCGGCTTGGCGTGGAGGACAACGAGCTCCACCGCTCCGGCGCCGGCCATGCCGGCCGTCGCCGCCACGTGCCGCACGGCCCACTCGAGCGCGCGGTAGCTTGCGTCGCTGTCGTCCACGGCGACCAGCACCACCGTCTtgctcctcccctcctccaccgcagcagccaccgtcttgctcctcccctcctccaccGGACTCGCCTCCACTGTCTTGCTCCTGCCCTCCTCCACCTCCACCGGACTCGCCTCCACCGCAGCAGCCACCGCCTTGGTCTCCGCCATCATATAACAATCGAACGTCGCGAGGATTAAAACTGACTGAGGaggtttcttggtttgaagtggttTGCAGATGTTAGCTCAAGTCTGCGGGCAGGCCTATATATAGCTTACTTGTCAGTCGGCAGTGTGGGCGTGAGAGTGGCACGTACGCTGGTGAACGGGAGGCGCGCTTGCATGTGGCCGGTTACCGGCGAGACAGAGCTGCCAGGGCTGCCCGTTCAGCTTTGTTGCTTTTCACTTCTCATTATTGCCCGCTGGATGGCGATGGCGGCGGTCCGGGGCATGGTGGTCGTTTCTTTTCTGTTGGTGCGTGCTGATTTGTGATGCACTCGAGATGCATGTTGAGGTGGAAGATAATCTGAGAGCGGCGCCTTCGTCTTTTGAGAAGAAGATAATCTAGGACCGCAATATCTTTCCTGGGAATGTTTTCTCAGCAAACGCTCCAATCGGCATGGCAACTTTTATGAGATTTGCCACATGTAACGTAAAAAAATGCAAGTAAATATTTTTTTAATGTCATCCGCGTGATCCAGACCCAATGGTTATGGGGACGTTCCCTGGGACCTCAGTTATCATTTTCCATAATATAAGAATTGTTTTatgtttagagcatctccaatggacGATGCAAATTAGAAACACGAGATGTAAAAATTTACATCTCGATGAATTTTACATCTCAAAAAAAATGGCAACTCCAAATGGTGGTGTAAATTGGTGATGTAAAAGTGCAAGTCCAATAAATGATGCAAATGGAGATGTAAAGTTGGTAGGCGTGAGCGCCAAGAGCCGGGAGCAGTGCCGATGGACCAAGTGGAGGCAACAGGTCCACCAGCAGCCAAGCGAAGAGAGTCGGGAGGTCGAATGCGGCGGCGGGAGCTCGAATGGTCGGCAACGCGGTTGTGAATCGAGAGGCGAATTGATCACGACGGGACGTGGGGGCGATGGTCGTACGGCGCGAGGAGGCCAAGTCTGGCGGCGGAAAAGCTGCAGCGGCGTCGCGGCGGCTGTGCGGCTCGAATCCGCGACGGCAGGGCGGGGGGGAGCTCAAATCATACGTCGGCGATTCAGCGGCGGAGAAGTGGCCAATTCAGCCGATTTGGAGGCGGGCAGTGGGGGAGCAGCGGCGGAACCAGGGACGGGAGTGATGGACCGGGGCGACCGGATCTGGCAGTGGGATGGCAACCGTGACGACGACCGAACCGGGTGGGGCAAAATCAGGGCGGCGGTATGGCAGTGGAGGCGGGATTGGGGACAATGGTCGCTCCGGTGAAGGCCCCGGCGGGGTGGGCGGCTGGGACAGAGGAGGCGGCGGGGTCTGCCATAGCATGTGAGGCGGTCGGCGGGCGGGCAGAAGGAAAAATGAAAACGGTTGGGCAGTTGGCGAGCGGCCGTCAGTTTTACATCTCCTAGAGGTggagatgcaaatttgcatcttgaggtgttgtattttacatctcTGGAAGGCGGggatataattttttttgtttcatctacatcatctgttggagaGGGAATTTGGGCCTCGGAGTTTAAAAGTTAGTTAGTTTTGCATCTACATCATCTACTGAAGATGCTCTTAAGTCTTCTGCACAAAAGTGTAATTTTGTTGTACTCTTTTACGTATTTTAAGGGAAAAAACTACTTTGTTAGGTATCCCAAAGGACATGTATGTTAGCAGACCAAATAGCCTCAGTCGTTTCTCTCGAGCCATGTTTCACAAATTTGTTGGCGCTGACGAGATTGAAAGCCGATTTCTCCATGCTCTTCAACCTGGTAGTTGATGTTCTCTCTAAAATGCTTATTAACACTTCCCAGCATAATTTGATCAAAGGTTTGTGCTCTAGTTTGATTTCTGGAGTTGTCATCTGCATTCAGTACGCAGAATTACTATCCTTTTTTGTAGAAGATGATCTAGACACAGCCAAGAATATGAAGACTACCCTAGTTAGTTTTGAGAAAGTTTCTGGTACCATGAGCTCATTACTCTTGGTATTAGTGAAGAGAGAATAGCTCTCGACACCAAGATTTTTGGGTGCTCTCTAAATGTGCTTCCCATTAAATATTTAGGAGGTCCCATACACTTTGATAAGCTTGGAAGGGGGGATATTCAACCCATTATAGATAAGATTCAATCTCTCCTCTCTGATGTCTTATTCAACTAGGCTTACCTTCACTAAATCTTGTCTTGCTCGTATACCTGTTTATCTCCTCTCTTTCtttaagttccctaaatgggcattAGACACGATCCATACCCAACTAGCTCATTGTCTCTGGAGTGACTATGAGGGTAATAGAAAATTGTGTTTAGCACCGGTCTGTATGGCTAAGAGAGCCATGGTGGACTAGAGATTCCTAATCTCAGGGATGTCAATTTCTGCTTGTTAGGCAACTGAGTCAAAAGATACATGCATTGCTGATGAGGGCTAGATTTGGAAGAGAATCGTAGATGAAAAATACCTTAAATCTATGCTAAATATCTTTGCCAATAGATGCTCAAACCCGCCAAAATTCTGGCATGGTGTTTTATAGGTCGATAAAGCTCTCAAACTTGGGTATAAATGGGTAGGTGGTAATGGGGAAAAAGTTAGATTTTTGGAGGATAGCTGGCTTCATACATCAATTTAAAGATTCGGATGTTTTTTTTATGTAGATGCTTATTGGTGTAACAAATGTGCTTGACAATTTTCTTGCGAAGCGGTATAGAAGTGCTTTGTCAATGACAATTTTCTTAATGAATTGATTAGCTTTTTTTTAGAATCTCACAAAGCTTTATTACGGCGACTAGATGTTTACAATGATGAATACATTCAGTCGCCGTAATAAAGCTTTATGAGATTCTAGAAAAAGGTAATCAATTAATTGATTAGTTCTTTTTAAAAACACATGTAACTTTATTCATACTCATAACAATTATAGATACACTGATTTGGGCCTAAGATCCAAAAGAATACAAAATAACTTCTATGACTAAGAACTAcagtgaaatctcttgaaaacatcTTCTCCGCGGTATCAATCTTTGCTCGAAGAAATACTCCGAAAACTTTGGTAAAGAGGCTGCAATTGGACTGGAGCAACGATGTTGTCACTCTTTCACCCGCACGAACATTCTCAATAATGATTTTTAAAAGTGCCTTGAGTCGCACATCCAAAAAGATGGGAAACCTTGGTCGATGAACGTACTTGGGCCAGGGATGATCCCCTAGAAGTGCAAGTTGTCGAATCACTATATCTTCATCATGGTGTCGATGCAAGATTTCACCTCCACAAAGTATCAGACCAACAAAAAAAAAGCTTGACACAGCAACATAAACTCATCGGATCCGAATAATTGGATCAGCGAGGACAGAAAACTCTTTAATCTCATGGCACCGCCAAAATGATGAGAGAAAGTTTATTGTCGCAACATTATGATGATCACTAGACGTTGACGAAGAATATAGAGATCTTGAAGTTCCGAGGTCCCCTCACCTCTTAGCGCCAACATGGCAGCCGGAGGCGAGGGGACCTAAATTTCTCAGATGACGACAATGACGATGTCATTAATTGATTAGCTAAACAAAGTAAAACACAATAAAAAAATAACTAGCCCATATCCATGGGCCATGGCATGGCTGCTTGACCCATGGGCCGATAGGGGCATAGATGTGGCGGCATCCTAGTAACACTCAAGCCTGAGACAAAAAAATGTCACTTTTGAGAAAGCAAACATAATTTACATGGCTATCATCGATAATTGGGAAAAGAATCAGGAATAGAGGGTGCAGTATGTAGTATGTGTCCAGGTGTTTTCGTTATTTCCCTCACTTTCGATGGTTTGCTGCAATGTGTCAATGGAAACATACCAACATGCAAGTGGTCAAGAAAGGCCAAAGGCTTGTGGAGGTGTCACGAGTCGGCCTCTGTCTTCTTTGAGAGCAACAAGTGAGCAAGCCCCAAATAAAACAGAGAATGCAGTATGATATTGTGTTCAATGGAACGACACCATCAATAGCACAAATAATGCAACGCATCAAGGAGGAGGGAGCGCTCTGGAATAAAGCGGGCCTCATCAAGGGCAACATACAAGGGTTCGAGGCGCCGAACACAACACGCGTACAACATGAGTAGTTCGACTTAGAACTTGCTGGTGTCGGTAAATCCCACATGTAAATAATTTGTAACTATGGAATTTTGGGGACTCTTCCCTTCTTTTTTAATGAATGATACGCATACTCATGCGTATTTGAGAAAAAAAAATTGAGCAAGGCCCAAGCGAGCGTAAAAAAGGTTCAACGAGTGCACGTGGTGGCTCGGATAGTGGGGATGGATATGAGCGTTTACACATTTTTTTTGTTCTGCTTACCTTCATTAATCTCCTTTGCTTAATCTATTCTAATCTATACAATGGTACTTCGATTCAAGTTAAGGTATGCTCTACAAGAAAAAGATGCACATCGATATTGTGATTTCATTTCGGTGATGAGCACCTAATTTCATTGACTTTTAAAATTTAAATGTTTAATTCCATTTATGTTTGAACCTTTTTAGACGCATTTTGTCAAAATCATAGCGCACGGTCCACCATTTAAAATTTCTTCGGTCACCAGCTTCGTCTTGTTATTCCACACAACTCTATGTTTTAAGTTTTCTATTTCAACGCTCATAGATGAATATATCTACATATATCTACTTTATTGTGGATTGTTGTAACATGTACACGTGTGATTGTTAACAAAATCGGACCAAAAGTGTGCAATCAAACATAGCAACGGCCAACTTAAATCCAAAAACATAGGGAGCGACTATTTGAGGTTAACCCCTGGCTGGGTGTCCCAGCAGACACTTTCTTATGCGTAGAAGCACTCCAAACGCTCCACGTGGTGCATCCTAGCGCGCCACCATGTGTCGCGCGTTGGACGCTTTCCGCATCAGGGCaatttttcacttttcttttattttttcatgttttttttacttttccccTCTATTTATtagattttttgtttttcttttgacaGCATGGAGCACCAGTGTGCTTCCGCGTGAAGCACAATACGCCTGCAAGTGGCACGTGCGTGCTTCCGAGTGAAGCGCATTAGTGCTTCATCCCCCGCTATAAGCATAGTTGCACTTTCCCGGAAAGCACTAGAAAACACATATTTGCTTGAAATAAAAAGTtggtcaaaacatatcaacatgtaaTCTACTTTTGAAGATCTCAACGTGAAAAGCTGGTCGAATGATTTGTGATTTGAACGTACGGTTCAAGAGGTAAATCATTTAAAAAACTAATCGAAAAAACACAAATAATCAACCTCTCATCCTCACGCGTGGATGAGAAAACCACCAAAACTCTTTGGTTGTGGCATGTGATGCACATGCACTACATCACTTGCCACCATCAAAGGAGATGTCATAACCTTTACAAGGGGTGCCCATTAACTATTGATTTCACGAAACAGAGGCAACCAAGCACTACTCACATATTGATGCACATGTAGCCTAGGATTTCGTGAGCAGCCAGTCAAGTTGCGCAACTTGGTCCGAAGCTTGTATTCTCCCGCACAAGCTCCACCTAACTATGTTTACAGGAAGCCTAAAAATGATGCGACGAACTAAACGCCCTTGCATTATTTCATGATCCGAAAGGTGAAAAATGATGGGTAGGCTATACCTCTCTTTTTAAGGGAAGGCTATACCTCGCTTGTAGCGAGGTGAATCATAGCTCCCCCCTCATAAATGTGCCGGCCCAACGCGGGAGGAGCGTTGGCTCTCCAATGGATTTTTTTCTTTTATTAATTTACTTATATTTCTAAAATAGAATAAAAAATTCCATGATTTTTTAGAAGTGTTCATCACATGTTCAAAAAATGTGTATACAATGTAAAAATGTccgcactattatgtaatgttttaAAATGTTCAGGTGTTTCAGAAAAACGATCCTcacattttataaaattgtttaTAAAGATTAAACAACGTTTGCATAATTGAGAAAATTATTCATGGCATTCAAGAATTTGCACGTGACATTTAAGAAAATGATTACAtgtttcaaaaaaatattcatgacaTTATGCAAATTCTTTTGTCAATGTAAAAATGTTCATGTAATTAAAAAAAGTTTTATAGGATTCATAAAATGCATGTGACTTTTTTTAAACCATTTCTTTCAAAACTATTTTCATGGCATTTCAAAAATGTTTATGTAATGTAAACATATATTTTATCAATTAAATTAACTTATCTTGTGTTTAAAAATATTTAAGATGTATTAAAAAATCAATGCATGTATTTAAAATATGTTTAAGGTGAATAAAATAATGTTACATGTGTATAAAAATGTACAATATGTATTAAAAATTAGACGTGTGTTGATTTTTGAAAAACAATCTGCAAAACCCTTTTAAAAAATAAAATGGGAAATTAAAAAAAGATTGAAAAAAATAAAACCCAAAGAAAAAAACCCTAAAAAATGTAAAATG is a window of Triticum dicoccoides isolate Atlit2015 ecotype Zavitan chromosome 2B, WEW_v2.0, whole genome shotgun sequence DNA encoding:
- the LOC119362483 gene encoding universal stress protein YxiE-like → MMAETKAVAAAVEASPVEVEEGRSKTVEASPVEEGRSKTVAAAVEEGRSKTVVLVAVDDSDASYRALEWAVRHVAATAGMAGAGAVELVVLHAKPPTSLAVNMGGPGVPGDVVGLVEEDLRKKAEGVVGKARSLCAANSVEAVVDVVDGEPKHVLCDAVEKHHADLLVVGSQGYGAIRRALLGSVSDYCAHHADCSVVIVKQPGSKN